The following are from one region of the Populus trichocarpa isolate Nisqually-1 chromosome 8, P.trichocarpa_v4.1, whole genome shotgun sequence genome:
- the LOC7498175 gene encoding myb family transcription factor PHL8 isoform X2 — protein sequence MGLQHQSMNLVLSTDAKPRLKWTQELHQRFVEAVNQLGGADKATPKSLMRVMGIPGLTLYHLKSHLQKYRLGKSQQSLFSIESEQEDDKEIQSSDDHFKESAVTRSSRGICSDGNHHPINESFQIAQALQMQMEVQRKLHEQIEVQRHLQLRIEAQGKYLQTVLKKAQETLAGYNSSSMGIELAKAELCRLVSMVNSGCPSSSISELTETGGSILKDIERTQMRNTVCSMESSLTSSESSGRKEDMQKENEIHDTNKSNTAFVELPLMDIHPQENLLDNDSSNQGKKRSGSIISDGVSVEQPLARRLKNGDQLRLGTFDLNS from the exons ATGGGTCTGCAACATCAAAGTATGAACTTGGTTTTGTCTACTGATGCCAAGCCTAGGCTAAAATGGACTCAAGAACTTCATCAAAGGTTTGTTGAAGCAGTCAATCAACTTGGAGGTGCAGATA AGGCAACACCAAAGAGTCTGATGAGGGTGATGGGGATTCCTGGACTTACTTTATACCACTTGAAGAGCCATTTACAG AAATACAGGCTAGGGAAGAGTCAGCAGTCCCTGTTCAGCATTGAAAGCGAGCAAGAAG ATGACAAAGAGATTCAAAGTAGTGATGATCATTTCAAAGAGTCTGCAGTGACTCGAAGTAGTAGGGGGATCTGCAGTGATGGAAACCACCATCCAATTAACGA AAGCTTTCAGATTGCACAGGCTCTCCAAATGCAAATGGAAGTGCAGAGGAAACTTCATGAACAGATTGAG GTACAGAGACATTTGCAGCTGAGAATTGAAGCTCAAGGGAAATACTTACAGACAGTATTGAAGAAAGCACAGGAAACTCTGGCTGGATATAATTCTTCTTCAATGGGTATAGAACTTGCAAAAGCCGAGCTCTGTAGATTAGTCTCAATGGTTAATAGTGGATGTCCAAGTTCTTCAATATCAGAACTGACAGAAACAGGAGgttcaattttaaaagacatAGAAAGGACACAAATGAGGAATACAGTATGTTCAATGGAAAGCTCCTTGACATCATCTGAGAGTTCTGGAAGAAAGGAAGACATGCAAAAAGAGAATGAGATTCATGACACCAACAAGTCCAATACAGCCTTTGTTGAGCTTCCTTTAATGGATATTCACCCCCAAGAAAACCTATTGGATAATGATTCAAGTAATCAAGGGAAGAAGAGGAGTGGTAGTATCATATCTGATGGTGTTTCTGTAGAGCAGCCCCTGGCTAGAAGATTGAAAAATGGTGATCAGTTGAGGTTGGGGACGTTTGATTTGAATAGTTAA
- the LOC7498175 gene encoding myb family transcription factor PHL8 isoform X1 → MGLQHQSMNLVLSTDAKPRLKWTQELHQRFVEAVNQLGGADKATPKSLMRVMGIPGLTLYHLKSHLQKYRLGKSQQSLFSIESEQEVLFVADDKEIQSSDDHFKESAVTRSSRGICSDGNHHPINESFQIAQALQMQMEVQRKLHEQIEVQRHLQLRIEAQGKYLQTVLKKAQETLAGYNSSSMGIELAKAELCRLVSMVNSGCPSSSISELTETGGSILKDIERTQMRNTVCSMESSLTSSESSGRKEDMQKENEIHDTNKSNTAFVELPLMDIHPQENLLDNDSSNQGKKRSGSIISDGVSVEQPLARRLKNGDQLRLGTFDLNS, encoded by the exons ATGGGTCTGCAACATCAAAGTATGAACTTGGTTTTGTCTACTGATGCCAAGCCTAGGCTAAAATGGACTCAAGAACTTCATCAAAGGTTTGTTGAAGCAGTCAATCAACTTGGAGGTGCAGATA AGGCAACACCAAAGAGTCTGATGAGGGTGATGGGGATTCCTGGACTTACTTTATACCACTTGAAGAGCCATTTACAG AAATACAGGCTAGGGAAGAGTCAGCAGTCCCTGTTCAGCATTGAAAGCGAGCAAGAAG TTCTTTTTGTTGCAGATGACAAAGAGATTCAAAGTAGTGATGATCATTTCAAAGAGTCTGCAGTGACTCGAAGTAGTAGGGGGATCTGCAGTGATGGAAACCACCATCCAATTAACGA AAGCTTTCAGATTGCACAGGCTCTCCAAATGCAAATGGAAGTGCAGAGGAAACTTCATGAACAGATTGAG GTACAGAGACATTTGCAGCTGAGAATTGAAGCTCAAGGGAAATACTTACAGACAGTATTGAAGAAAGCACAGGAAACTCTGGCTGGATATAATTCTTCTTCAATGGGTATAGAACTTGCAAAAGCCGAGCTCTGTAGATTAGTCTCAATGGTTAATAGTGGATGTCCAAGTTCTTCAATATCAGAACTGACAGAAACAGGAGgttcaattttaaaagacatAGAAAGGACACAAATGAGGAATACAGTATGTTCAATGGAAAGCTCCTTGACATCATCTGAGAGTTCTGGAAGAAAGGAAGACATGCAAAAAGAGAATGAGATTCATGACACCAACAAGTCCAATACAGCCTTTGTTGAGCTTCCTTTAATGGATATTCACCCCCAAGAAAACCTATTGGATAATGATTCAAGTAATCAAGGGAAGAAGAGGAGTGGTAGTATCATATCTGATGGTGTTTCTGTAGAGCAGCCCCTGGCTAGAAGATTGAAAAATGGTGATCAGTTGAGGTTGGGGACGTTTGATTTGAATAGTTAA